The following are from one region of the Sandaracinus amylolyticus genome:
- a CDS encoding ABC transporter permease: MHSLTNIAWLGLKELRSLVGDTVLMLFVAYAFTWTVYSQATGTSNEVNNASIAFVDEDRSALSRELLNAFYPPRFQRPEEIRTDQIEDAMDEGRFMFVVTIPPRFEYDLRAGRHPEIQVSIDATAMQQAGIGSGYIKNIIDDRISSFLRRTEEEGPRPAQLIVRKLFNPNSESSWFTSVVAIINQLTLLTIVLTGAAVIREREHGTLEHLLVMPLTAFEIAMGKVWANALVILVATAISLFVMVQMVLGVPFAGSHALWFVGVALYLFFATALGLFLGTISRSMAQFALLIVLVVVVLQLLSGGSTPVESQPEWLQALTYFLPTRHFVSFSQVIVYRGGGLGAVWRNFAMVSVVGLGFFVYSVTRFRKSIAVAK, translated from the coding sequence GTGCACTCGCTGACGAACATCGCGTGGTTGGGGCTCAAGGAGCTGCGGAGCCTGGTCGGCGACACGGTCCTGATGCTCTTCGTCGCATACGCGTTCACGTGGACCGTCTACTCGCAGGCGACCGGCACCTCGAACGAAGTCAACAACGCTTCGATCGCGTTCGTCGACGAGGACCGCTCCGCGCTCTCGAGGGAATTGCTCAACGCGTTCTATCCCCCGCGCTTCCAGAGGCCCGAGGAGATCCGGACCGATCAGATCGAAGACGCGATGGACGAGGGACGATTCATGTTCGTCGTCACGATCCCTCCGCGCTTCGAGTACGACCTCCGCGCAGGACGCCATCCGGAGATCCAGGTGAGCATCGATGCGACGGCGATGCAGCAGGCCGGCATCGGCTCCGGCTACATCAAGAACATCATCGACGATCGGATCTCGAGCTTCCTCCGGCGCACCGAAGAGGAAGGGCCGAGGCCCGCGCAGCTGATCGTGCGGAAGCTGTTCAATCCGAACAGTGAGTCGTCTTGGTTCACGAGCGTCGTCGCGATCATCAACCAGCTGACGCTCCTGACGATCGTGCTCACGGGTGCTGCCGTGATTCGAGAGCGAGAGCACGGCACGCTCGAGCACCTGCTCGTCATGCCGCTGACCGCATTCGAGATCGCGATGGGAAAGGTGTGGGCCAACGCGCTCGTCATCCTCGTCGCGACCGCGATCTCGCTTTTCGTCATGGTCCAGATGGTGCTCGGGGTGCCGTTCGCAGGCTCACACGCGCTGTGGTTCGTCGGCGTGGCGCTGTACCTCTTCTTCGCGACGGCGCTCGGCCTGTTCCTCGGCACGATCTCACGTTCGATGGCGCAGTTCGCCCTCCTGATCGTGCTCGTCGTCGTCGTTCTGCAGCTGCTCTCCGGAGGCTCGACTCCGGTGGAGAGTCAGCCCGAGTGGCTGCAGGCGCTCACCTACTTCCTTCCGACGAGGCATTTCGTCAGCTTCTCGCAGGTCATCGTGTACCGCGGCGGCGGCCTGGGGGCCGTGTGGCGGAACTTCGCGATGGTGAGCGTCGTCGGCCTCGGGTTCTTCGTCTACAGCGTGACGCGCTTCCGGAAGTCCATCGCAGTCGCGAAGTAG
- the rbbA gene encoding ribosome-associated ATPase/putative transporter RbbA, producing the protein MSTTTTLAGAPVVGPVVTVADVTHRYGHVVALDHISLEVPSGLMVGVVGPDGVGKSTLLALIAGSKKLQDGKLTVLGGDIASAAHRRSTGPRIAYMPQGLGKNLYLELSVHDNVDFMAQLFGLSAEEREARIDDLLVATGLAPFRDRPAGKLSGGMKQKVGLCGALVHDPDLLILDEPTTGVDPLSRRQFWTLIDDIRAGRPGMSVVISTAYMDEAQRWDWIFAIDAGRVLAAGTPQDLMQRTGTTSLEECFIALLPEERRLGHRKLVIPPRPAGAREIAIEAKGLTQRFGSFTAVDHVTLSIERGEIFGFLGSNGCGKSTTMKMLTGLLPPTEGTATIFGSSVEAGSIAVRKTIGYMTQAFSLYEELTVRQNLVLDARLYHLPPDVAKTRIDALVERFGLGPHIDALTRDLPMGLRQRLSLAVAVLHEPTLLILDEPTSGVDPVARDSFWELLVELSRRDGVTIFVTTHFMNEGMHCDRISLMHAGRVLACDAPEKLIEARGAAGLEDAFIAYMEDAIVDSSDRAKAEKGAPSTTSVPPPAASLPVGAAAPPKPARKSRVPLPVRRMLAYSRNEAIQIRRDPIRLTFAFVGSALLMLVFGFGITTDVEDIRYAVLDRDGTPESRAYLEQFAGASEYFRPTAPVTSDEEGLDRLKSGDVSFIVELPPGFGRDVRRESEAEVLVQVDGAMPYRAETIAQYVRGVHETMLRHRGTALRTPPPRFTASIQKRYMYNPTFESIYTIVPSVPALLLILIPAILMTVSIVREKELGSIINFYVTPTGRLEYLLGKQIPYVAIGMINYFILVALAAIVFGVSIKGSFLVLTLCTFLYVVVTTGVGMVTSTFTKTQVAAVFVTAILTIQPTIQFAGLLQPVSTLEGGARIIGSVWPTTYYMHSSVGAYTKGLAPRLMAHDLLVLACTIPILLAVSALALKKQDR; encoded by the coding sequence GTGAGCACGACTACCACGCTCGCAGGGGCGCCCGTCGTCGGTCCCGTCGTCACGGTGGCCGACGTGACGCACCGGTATGGCCATGTCGTCGCGCTCGATCACATCTCTCTCGAGGTCCCGAGTGGCCTGATGGTCGGCGTGGTGGGCCCCGACGGTGTCGGCAAGTCCACGCTCCTCGCGCTGATCGCAGGCTCGAAGAAGCTGCAGGACGGCAAGCTCACGGTCCTCGGCGGCGACATCGCGTCCGCCGCGCATCGACGATCCACCGGGCCGCGGATCGCGTACATGCCGCAGGGGTTGGGGAAGAATCTCTATCTCGAGCTGAGCGTCCACGACAACGTCGACTTCATGGCGCAGCTCTTCGGGCTCTCCGCCGAGGAGCGCGAAGCTCGCATCGATGATCTGCTCGTCGCCACCGGCCTCGCTCCGTTTCGCGATCGGCCTGCGGGAAAGCTCTCCGGCGGCATGAAGCAGAAGGTCGGGCTCTGCGGTGCATTGGTGCACGACCCCGATCTCCTCATCCTCGACGAGCCGACCACGGGTGTCGATCCGCTCTCGCGCCGGCAGTTCTGGACTCTGATCGACGACATCCGCGCAGGTCGGCCCGGGATGAGCGTCGTCATCTCCACTGCGTACATGGACGAGGCGCAGCGGTGGGACTGGATCTTCGCGATCGACGCGGGGCGCGTCCTCGCGGCCGGCACCCCGCAGGACCTGATGCAGCGGACCGGCACGACGAGCCTCGAGGAGTGCTTCATCGCGCTCCTGCCCGAGGAGAGGCGCCTCGGGCACAGGAAGCTCGTGATTCCGCCGCGCCCCGCCGGCGCGCGCGAGATCGCGATCGAGGCCAAGGGGCTGACCCAACGTTTCGGCAGCTTCACCGCGGTCGACCACGTGACGCTGAGCATCGAGCGGGGCGAGATCTTCGGCTTCCTCGGCTCCAACGGCTGCGGCAAGTCGACGACGATGAAGATGCTCACCGGTCTCCTGCCGCCGACCGAGGGGACCGCGACGATCTTCGGGAGCTCCGTCGAAGCGGGGAGCATCGCAGTCCGGAAGACCATCGGATACATGACCCAGGCCTTCTCGCTCTACGAGGAGCTGACGGTCCGGCAGAATCTGGTTCTCGACGCGCGCCTCTACCACCTTCCTCCCGACGTCGCGAAGACGCGGATAGACGCTCTGGTCGAGCGGTTCGGGCTCGGCCCTCACATCGACGCGCTGACTCGCGATCTCCCGATGGGTCTGCGCCAGCGACTCTCGCTCGCAGTCGCCGTCCTGCACGAGCCCACGCTGTTGATCCTCGACGAGCCGACGTCGGGCGTCGATCCCGTCGCGCGAGACAGCTTCTGGGAGCTGCTGGTCGAGCTCTCCCGGAGAGACGGCGTCACGATCTTCGTGACGACGCACTTCATGAACGAGGGAATGCACTGCGACCGCATCTCCCTCATGCATGCCGGGCGAGTGCTGGCGTGCGACGCGCCGGAGAAGCTGATCGAGGCGCGTGGCGCGGCAGGCCTGGAAGACGCGTTCATCGCGTACATGGAGGACGCGATCGTCGATTCGTCGGATCGCGCGAAGGCCGAGAAGGGCGCTCCGAGCACGACGTCGGTGCCCCCGCCGGCCGCCTCGCTGCCCGTCGGAGCCGCAGCGCCGCCGAAGCCCGCGCGCAAGTCCCGCGTGCCGCTTCCGGTGCGCCGGATGCTCGCCTATTCGCGCAACGAGGCGATCCAGATCCGCCGCGATCCCATCCGACTCACGTTCGCGTTCGTCGGCTCCGCGCTGCTGATGCTCGTGTTCGGATTCGGCATCACCACGGACGTCGAGGACATTCGTTACGCGGTCCTGGACCGCGACGGAACGCCCGAGAGCCGCGCCTATCTCGAGCAGTTCGCCGGAGCGAGCGAGTACTTCCGACCGACGGCACCGGTCACCTCCGACGAGGAGGGGCTCGACCGGCTCAAGTCCGGCGACGTGTCGTTCATCGTGGAGCTCCCGCCAGGATTCGGTCGCGACGTGCGGCGGGAGTCGGAAGCCGAAGTGCTCGTGCAGGTGGACGGCGCGATGCCGTATCGCGCCGAGACGATCGCCCAGTACGTGCGCGGCGTCCACGAGACGATGCTGCGACATCGCGGGACCGCGCTCCGCACGCCTCCACCGCGATTCACGGCGTCCATCCAGAAACGCTACATGTACAACCCGACGTTCGAGAGCATCTACACGATCGTGCCGAGTGTGCCGGCGCTGCTGTTGATCCTGATCCCGGCAATCCTCATGACCGTCAGCATCGTGCGCGAGAAAGAGCTCGGCTCGATCATCAACTTCTACGTCACGCCGACCGGACGGCTCGAGTACCTGCTGGGGAAACAGATTCCCTACGTCGCGATCGGGATGATCAACTACTTCATCCTGGTGGCGCTCGCAGCGATCGTGTTCGGAGTGTCGATCAAGGGCAGCTTCCTGGTCCTCACGCTCTGCACGTTCCTCTACGTCGTGGTGACGACCGGCGTCGGCATGGTCACTTCGACGTTCACGAAGACTCAGGTCGCCGCGGTCTTCGTCACGGCCATCCTCACGATCCAGCCGACGATCCAGTTCGCCGGCCTGCTCCAGCCGGTCTCGACCCTCGAGGGCGGCGCCCGGATCATCGGCTCGGTCTGGCCGACGACGTACTACATGCACTCGAGCGTCGGCGCCTACACGAAGGGCCTCGCGCCCCGACTGATGGCGCACGACCTGCTCGTCCTCGCGTGCACCATTCCGATCCTCCTCGCGGTGAGCGCGCTCGCCCTGAAGAAGCAGGACCGATGA
- a CDS encoding HlyD family secretion protein gives MTSKIQALKTKLQNKKTRRWTLGVLAVVLVAGFFGYRYWRSRADALPEGIASGNGRIESQEVDVATRLPLRVREIYVEEGDLVRPGQVLARMDTVTLDQELAEARENLAGAHESLAVARAGIARRDSEIALARIEVERAGNLVAERAGSQRELDVRTTALRTARAGHDEAEANLRVAEQQVAVAEANVAVVQSRIDDATLTSPVHGRVLYRLAEPGEVLGPGGEVLTLVDLEDVYMEIFLPSNQAAQIQIGAEARVQLDYAPDRVAPGYVSFVSPEAQFTPREVETRSEREKLMFRVKIQVPRELVMHYTEQIKTGVRGVGYVRFDESTPWPEFLQRNLLSPERGRVARSSTTTRR, from the coding sequence ATGACCTCGAAGATCCAGGCGCTCAAGACGAAGCTGCAGAACAAGAAGACTCGGCGATGGACGCTGGGCGTGCTCGCCGTCGTGCTCGTCGCCGGGTTCTTCGGATATCGATACTGGCGGTCTCGCGCGGATGCCCTTCCCGAGGGGATCGCCTCCGGGAACGGAAGGATCGAGAGCCAGGAAGTCGACGTCGCCACTCGACTGCCGCTCCGAGTACGAGAGATCTACGTGGAGGAGGGCGACCTCGTTCGACCCGGCCAGGTCCTCGCGCGGATGGACACGGTCACGCTCGATCAAGAGCTGGCCGAAGCCCGAGAGAATCTGGCCGGCGCCCACGAGAGTCTCGCGGTGGCGCGCGCCGGAATCGCCAGGCGAGACAGCGAGATCGCGCTCGCGCGGATCGAGGTGGAGCGTGCTGGAAATCTCGTCGCGGAGCGCGCCGGCTCCCAGCGCGAGCTCGACGTGCGAACGACGGCGCTGAGGACGGCGCGAGCGGGACACGACGAGGCCGAGGCCAACCTGCGTGTCGCCGAGCAGCAAGTCGCAGTGGCCGAAGCGAACGTCGCCGTGGTCCAGAGTCGCATCGACGACGCGACGCTGACCTCGCCCGTGCACGGACGCGTGCTCTATCGCTTGGCCGAGCCCGGCGAGGTGCTCGGGCCCGGAGGCGAGGTCCTCACGCTCGTGGATCTCGAAGACGTCTACATGGAGATCTTCCTGCCCTCGAACCAGGCCGCGCAGATCCAGATCGGCGCCGAAGCGCGGGTGCAGCTCGACTACGCACCCGACCGCGTCGCGCCTGGTTACGTGAGCTTCGTGTCCCCCGAGGCGCAGTTCACCCCCAGAGAGGTCGAGACCCGGTCGGAGCGCGAGAAGCTGATGTTCCGCGTGAAGATCCAAGTGCCGCGCGAGCTCGTGATGCACTACACGGAGCAGATCAAGACGGGCGTGCGTGGCGTCGGGTACGTGCGATTCGACGAATCCACGCCCTGGCCCGAGTTCCTCCAGCGGAACCTCCTGAGCCCGGAGCGCGGGCGCGTGGCGCGCTCGTCGACCACGACGCGCCGCTAG
- a CDS encoding efflux transporter outer membrane subunit, whose translation MGSTRRATPASRSGVGSPGSSSPNRRHRARRRDEVRPRARTRETRCRAATSPTLDRDPAAFLSALTRSRRAWSPDDEPQSWSDSQGIPVAPSTPASMREHRTPWSDAKQHGACAVVTLACALAASGCMVGPEYARPRVPLASQWTEARDPRLATNAAVDIAWWTTFDDPVLDHLIELAYEQDLSLQIARLRIEEARAQVGVAIGELLPQNPSPVASGTIGGITREDSTDIFGQYFVGIDATWELDLWGRQRRGVRAARADLLAQVADYQDAIVSLNAEVARTYVLVRSFETLIAQADANVVVQSDALDIATSRFRNGATSELDVAQATTLLETTRARIPALRIAHQQALNALSTLLGRPRGFVEPFLEETRGIPSPPPRVAIGLPAELLRRRPDIRAAELRAIAQCNRVGAATAELYPSFSLTGSLGTAAVVGAGAESAIGRVLEPGSFLYTFGGSLFWPLLNYPQILNNIAAQDARYSRSLLEYAQTVLLAAQEVEDGIVEFLLSRETVALSAAAVTAAELAVRLALIQYREGATDYQRVLDTQRVLLESQSRHTESTSSTATSAIALYKALGGGWQIDQEFAGADTAHVDPGDRTAGGDAAESPPRRTDDSGVAQ comes from the coding sequence GTGGGCAGCACGAGACGAGCCACTCCAGCATCGAGGAGCGGAGTCGGATCTCCCGGATCGTCGTCGCCGAACCGGCGGCATCGGGCGCGTAGACGGGACGAAGTGCGACCTCGCGCTCGCACACGCGAGACACGGTGTCGTGCCGCGACGAGTCCCACACTCGATCGGGATCCCGCAGCGTTCCTTTCTGCGCTCACACGCTCACGACGCGCGTGGTCTCCCGACGATGAGCCGCAGTCGTGGAGCGATTCCCAGGGCATCCCGGTTGCTCCGAGCACGCCGGCATCCATGCGCGAACATCGGACCCCATGGTCGGACGCGAAGCAGCACGGCGCATGCGCCGTCGTGACGCTGGCGTGCGCGCTGGCGGCGAGCGGCTGCATGGTGGGCCCGGAGTACGCTCGACCGCGCGTCCCACTGGCTTCCCAGTGGACGGAAGCCCGCGATCCACGGCTCGCGACGAATGCCGCCGTCGACATCGCGTGGTGGACGACCTTCGACGACCCGGTGCTCGATCACCTGATCGAGCTCGCCTATGAACAGGACCTCTCTCTCCAGATTGCACGCCTGCGGATCGAGGAGGCTCGGGCGCAGGTCGGTGTCGCGATCGGCGAGCTCTTGCCCCAGAACCCGAGCCCGGTCGCCAGCGGGACGATCGGAGGGATCACGCGCGAGGATTCGACCGACATCTTCGGACAGTACTTCGTCGGCATCGATGCGACTTGGGAGCTGGACCTCTGGGGACGGCAACGACGCGGTGTGCGGGCGGCGCGCGCGGACCTGCTCGCACAGGTCGCCGACTACCAGGACGCGATCGTCTCGCTGAACGCGGAGGTCGCTCGGACCTACGTGCTCGTGCGCTCGTTCGAGACGCTGATCGCACAAGCGGACGCGAACGTCGTGGTGCAGTCGGACGCGCTGGACATCGCGACTTCGCGCTTCCGCAACGGAGCGACGTCCGAGCTCGACGTCGCTCAGGCGACCACGTTGCTCGAGACCACTCGCGCTCGGATTCCGGCGCTCCGGATCGCGCACCAGCAGGCGCTGAATGCGCTCAGCACACTCCTCGGGAGACCGCGCGGATTCGTCGAGCCCTTCCTCGAGGAGACCCGTGGAATCCCGTCTCCGCCGCCCCGAGTCGCGATCGGCCTGCCGGCAGAGCTGCTGCGCCGTCGCCCCGACATCCGCGCTGCAGAGCTGCGCGCGATCGCGCAGTGCAACCGTGTCGGCGCGGCGACTGCCGAGCTCTATCCGAGCTTCTCCCTCACGGGCTCGCTGGGAACGGCTGCCGTCGTCGGCGCAGGAGCAGAGTCGGCCATCGGTCGAGTGCTCGAGCCCGGCTCGTTCCTCTACACGTTCGGCGGGAGTCTCTTCTGGCCCCTCCTCAACTACCCGCAGATCCTCAACAACATCGCGGCCCAGGACGCGCGCTATTCGCGATCGCTCCTCGAGTACGCGCAGACCGTCCTGCTCGCCGCGCAGGAGGTCGAGGACGGAATCGTCGAATTCCTCCTCTCGCGAGAGACGGTGGCGCTCTCGGCGGCCGCCGTCACCGCGGCCGAGCTCGCAGTGAGGCTGGCGCTCATCCAATATCGAGAAGGCGCGACCGACTACCAGCGAGTCCTGGACACGCAGCGCGTGCTCCTGGAATCGCAGAGCCGTCACACCGAGTCGACGTCATCGACCGCGACGAGCGCGATCGCGCTCTACAAAGCGCTCGGCGGAGGATGGCAGATCGACCAGGAATTCGCGGGCGCGGACACGGCGCACGTCGATCCGGGTGATCGAACCGCCGGGGGAGACGCCGCGGAGAGCCCTCCTCGCCGCACGGATGACAGCGGAGTTGCGCAATGA
- a CDS encoding Cof-type HAD-IIB family hydrolase: MHDGSRIAALLADVDGTLLTKDKVLTERALRAVDSLRERGIVFTITSGRPPFGMRMLVEPLHLTMPMAAFNGGVIVLPDLSVLDERLLPEYLLPALLDMIEGHGLDVFVFRSRDWFVRSLNAPRVSRETSNIQQAPVVVKSFDEVLAGVVKIVGVSNDLPRVAACEAAVRQAFGTQVSAARSAPHYVDVTHPGAHKGVVIERLSRYLKIPLEHIAAIGDQPNDVLMFERAGLSIAMGNASDEVKRRATVVTSSFADEGFAEAVDRIVLPRSAAASGPAVKTTGRLHHLGQSLWLDGIGRDALESGALQRHIDERSVTGIRSNHALWARALETSSAYDDSIANGRRRNRSSEELLLDIAIEDLAQAADLLRPVHERSAGVDGWVSLGTRLAHDTVSAVAGAKELLSRVARPNWMIEIPGTPAGLSAIEHLIFAGAPVNVVLLFSREQYLAAAEAYLRGVERRVDAGLRPDVASLATMSIRRWDAAVAGAVPEELRGGLGIAMAQRTYKAYREVLRSPRWQRLYNLGGRPQRLLWDITGSEDASASDVTYAASLTAQFTVLAMRERALLEFAEHGQVTTLLPADGGTSDETLARFRAAGIDLYALAPKLQEDGLARLAGSWSDLVATVERRAGRGDLDRRQTGAPA, translated from the coding sequence ATGCACGACGGTTCGCGAATCGCAGCGCTGCTGGCGGACGTCGACGGGACGCTGCTCACGAAGGACAAGGTGCTGACCGAGCGGGCGCTCCGCGCGGTCGACTCGCTCCGCGAGCGCGGCATCGTGTTCACGATCACCAGCGGTCGTCCGCCTTTCGGAATGCGGATGCTCGTCGAGCCGCTCCACCTGACGATGCCGATGGCAGCGTTCAACGGCGGCGTGATCGTGCTGCCGGATCTCTCGGTGCTCGATGAGCGCTTGCTGCCGGAGTACTTGCTGCCGGCGCTGCTGGACATGATCGAGGGACACGGGCTCGACGTGTTCGTCTTCCGATCGCGCGACTGGTTCGTGCGCTCCCTGAATGCGCCGCGCGTGAGCCGCGAGACCTCGAACATCCAGCAGGCTCCCGTCGTCGTGAAGAGCTTCGACGAGGTGCTCGCGGGCGTCGTCAAGATCGTCGGCGTGAGCAACGACCTGCCCCGCGTCGCGGCGTGCGAGGCGGCCGTGCGGCAGGCGTTCGGGACCCAGGTCTCGGCGGCGCGATCCGCCCCGCACTACGTCGACGTGACCCATCCGGGGGCGCACAAGGGAGTCGTGATCGAGCGGCTCTCGCGGTATCTGAAGATCCCGCTCGAGCACATCGCCGCGATCGGAGATCAACCGAACGACGTTCTGATGTTCGAGCGTGCCGGGCTCAGCATCGCGATGGGCAATGCGAGTGACGAGGTGAAGCGGCGCGCCACCGTCGTGACCAGCTCGTTCGCCGACGAAGGTTTTGCCGAGGCCGTCGATCGCATCGTCCTGCCTCGCAGCGCGGCTGCGAGCGGCCCTGCGGTGAAGACCACCGGGAGGCTCCATCACCTGGGCCAGAGTCTCTGGCTGGATGGCATCGGCCGCGACGCGCTCGAGTCGGGCGCGTTGCAGCGCCACATCGACGAGCGCTCGGTGACCGGGATCCGATCGAATCACGCGCTCTGGGCACGTGCGCTCGAGACGAGCTCCGCGTACGACGACTCCATCGCGAACGGGCGGCGCCGGAACCGCTCGAGCGAGGAGCTCCTGCTCGACATCGCGATCGAGGATCTCGCGCAGGCAGCGGATCTCCTTCGTCCCGTCCACGAACGCAGCGCGGGCGTCGACGGGTGGGTCTCCCTCGGAACGAGACTGGCTCACGACACGGTGAGCGCGGTCGCCGGCGCGAAGGAGCTCCTCTCCCGCGTGGCCCGCCCGAATTGGATGATCGAGATCCCCGGCACGCCGGCGGGACTGTCGGCCATCGAGCACCTGATCTTCGCCGGAGCCCCCGTCAACGTCGTGCTCCTCTTCTCTCGGGAGCAATACCTCGCGGCGGCCGAGGCGTACCTGCGGGGAGTCGAGCGTCGCGTCGACGCGGGCCTTCGCCCCGACGTCGCGTCGCTGGCCACGATGTCGATCCGTCGTTGGGACGCCGCCGTGGCAGGCGCGGTCCCCGAGGAGCTCCGAGGAGGGCTGGGCATCGCGATGGCCCAACGCACCTACAAGGCGTACCGCGAGGTCCTGCGCTCACCGCGGTGGCAGCGGCTCTACAACCTCGGTGGGCGCCCGCAGCGACTCCTGTGGGACATCACGGGGTCCGAGGACGCGAGTGCGTCCGACGTCACGTACGCGGCCTCGCTGACGGCGCAGTTCACGGTCCTGGCGATGCGGGAGCGCGCGCTGCTGGAGTTCGCGGAGCACGGTCAGGTCACGACGCTCCTGCCGGCCGACGGCGGCACCAGCGACGAGACCCTCGCGCGTTTCCGAGCGGCAGGGATCGACCTGTATGCGCTCGCGCCGAAGCTCCAGGAGGACGGTCTGGCGAGGCTCGCGGGATCGTGGAGCGACCTCGTCGCGACCGTCGAGCGGAGAGCCGGGCGCGGCGACCTCGATCGCCGACAGACAGGTGCTCCCGCCTAG
- a CDS encoding putative sulfate exporter family transporter, protein MRTNDVVALARNVGRAWPAIMIALLALVTTPHAPWRAIGALTTALLVGAALRATRERLGSAPRADEDAGLRTLSTHVLRAAVVASALRLDGSLIASAGWRPWIVALVAVAFGLVLFALLARALGLSSRLAGLVAIGTSVCGAAAIVAAAPRLDAREEDVSLAVATVSVLGAALALLLAGAHAIGALDGPTFALVAGGGLHEVAHVVAASAAEPEVAPLALLTKLARVALLPVGLAMLPLVTPIAAPSARRRPAVPGLAIAFFAVGVLGTAISFALRGTGIDGAWEATRGVVLDAANAALAVSMAAIGLRISPAAMASLERRTIVLAVAGALALVALVFAVVWI, encoded by the coding sequence ATGCGGACGAACGATGTCGTCGCGCTTGCGCGCAACGTCGGTCGCGCGTGGCCGGCGATCATGATCGCGCTGCTCGCGCTGGTCACGACGCCGCACGCGCCGTGGCGCGCGATCGGCGCGCTCACGACCGCGCTCCTCGTCGGTGCCGCGCTCCGAGCGACGCGGGAGCGGCTCGGCAGCGCTCCCCGCGCCGACGAGGACGCGGGGCTGCGGACCCTGTCGACCCACGTGCTGCGCGCCGCCGTCGTCGCGAGCGCGCTGCGGCTGGACGGCTCGCTCATCGCGAGCGCGGGGTGGCGCCCGTGGATCGTCGCGCTCGTCGCGGTGGCCTTCGGGCTCGTCCTCTTCGCGCTGCTCGCGCGAGCGCTCGGACTCTCGTCGAGGCTCGCGGGACTCGTCGCGATCGGCACCAGCGTGTGCGGTGCCGCCGCGATCGTCGCCGCCGCGCCGAGGCTGGACGCGCGTGAGGAGGACGTCTCGCTCGCCGTGGCGACGGTGAGCGTGCTCGGCGCGGCGCTCGCGCTCCTCCTCGCGGGCGCTCACGCGATCGGCGCGCTCGACGGTCCGACGTTCGCGCTCGTCGCAGGCGGCGGGCTGCACGAGGTCGCGCACGTGGTGGCGGCGAGCGCGGCCGAGCCCGAGGTCGCGCCGCTCGCGCTGCTCACGAAGCTCGCGCGCGTCGCGCTGCTGCCGGTGGGGCTCGCGATGCTCCCGCTCGTCACGCCGATCGCTGCGCCGAGCGCCAGGCGTCGCCCCGCCGTTCCCGGCCTCGCGATCGCGTTCTTCGCGGTGGGAGTCCTCGGAACCGCGATCTCCTTCGCGCTCCGCGGGACGGGGATCGACGGCGCATGGGAGGCGACACGCGGCGTCGTGCTCGACGCGGCGAACGCTGCGCTCGCCGTGTCGATGGCGGCGATCGGGCTGCGCATCTCGCCGGCGGCGATGGCGTCGCTCGAGCGGCGCACGATCGTGCTCGCAGTCGCGGGCGCGCTCGCGCTGGTCGCGCTGGTGTTCGCCGTCGTGTGGATCTGA